From a single Flavobacteriales bacterium genomic region:
- a CDS encoding T9SS type A sorting domain-containing protein yields MNVSHAYLISFVFICFTHSIEAQYPDSLKLEELRTWLKSETYDPHHTNLGYSEARRQMYSYTDEVDGLLYCIYTDFSQPAEYTTFPDPINAEHLVPQSLFGYQEPMRADIHVLRPCHQSANSSRENWPFGEVPDADARWYGLDSLGNYVATFDEPASNENWSESLIGLWEPQEDSKGDVARQIFYFYTMYPSEAGTIDSVADPILLYTWHLNDPVDALEIQRNDRVEVSQGNRNPYVDHPDLVYDAWFYAEDPCEVFDTSPVDLTKSFQPVPYPDGVIDRVQVKWYKESPHVKYAPEDSAACDIQFWSIRDLVTNTPISDPDTSLIADRTKPGQDFFKWPIKFQRPDVHPNIRYRWRVRCACQEGAGQESPWSEGKIFNTPDYDPVTNIYTPPGIWENDEIDKKIGSREEGLISIFPNPSSGAVYLQGLPGREYRLFDLSGRVVQSIRFGEKYGETVVLHDLEKGMYLVQDSFGGVVHRLIIQ; encoded by the coding sequence ATGAACGTATCCCACGCATACCTCATCTCCTTCGTTTTCATCTGCTTCACACATTCCATCGAGGCGCAGTATCCAGATTCTTTGAAACTGGAAGAACTGCGCACTTGGTTGAAGTCAGAGACCTATGACCCGCATCATACGAATCTGGGATACAGCGAGGCCCGCAGACAGATGTACTCCTATACCGATGAGGTGGATGGACTATTGTACTGCATCTATACCGACTTTTCTCAGCCGGCCGAGTACACCACCTTTCCAGACCCTATCAATGCAGAACATCTGGTGCCGCAATCGCTATTCGGATATCAGGAACCCATGCGTGCCGATATACATGTGCTCAGACCTTGTCATCAAAGTGCGAATTCTTCCCGGGAGAATTGGCCCTTTGGAGAAGTGCCCGATGCTGATGCGAGATGGTATGGACTGGATTCTCTAGGAAACTATGTAGCCACCTTTGATGAGCCGGCCTCCAATGAGAATTGGTCTGAAAGCCTGATCGGTCTGTGGGAGCCTCAAGAGGACAGCAAAGGAGATGTGGCCCGGCAGATATTCTATTTCTACACCATGTATCCTTCTGAAGCGGGGACGATAGACTCGGTGGCAGACCCAATTCTCTTATACACATGGCACCTCAATGACCCAGTAGATGCGCTTGAGATCCAGAGAAATGATCGCGTGGAAGTATCCCAAGGCAATCGCAATCCCTATGTGGATCATCCGGACCTGGTCTATGATGCATGGTTCTATGCAGAGGATCCATGTGAGGTGTTCGATACATCGCCAGTCGATCTCACAAAATCCTTTCAACCGGTACCCTATCCAGATGGGGTCATCGATCGGGTGCAAGTAAAGTGGTACAAGGAGAGTCCACACGTAAAGTATGCTCCGGAGGACAGTGCGGCATGCGACATCCAGTTCTGGTCTATCCGTGATCTGGTGACCAATACCCCCATCAGTGATCCAGATACCAGTCTCATTGCAGATAGGACCAAGCCGGGCCAGGATTTCTTCAAATGGCCCATCAAGTTCCAGCGTCCTGATGTACACCCCAATATCCGCTATCGATGGCGCGTGCGCTGTGCCTGTCAAGAAGGGGCAGGCCAGGAAAGCCCTTGGTCAGAAGGAAAGATCTTCAATACTCCGGACTATGACCCCGTGACCAATATCTATACACCTCCGGGCATATGGGAGAATGATGAAATCGATAAGAAGATCGGTTCACGAGAAGAGGGCCTGATCTCGATCTTTCCGAATCCGAGTTCAGGGGCCGTCTATCTCCAAGGTCTGCCTGGTCGCGAGTATCGACTGTTCGATCTATCTGGTAGGGTGGTCCAGTCCATCCGATTCGGTGAGAAATACGGTGAGACTGTGGTGCTCCATGATCTAGAGAAAGGAATGTATCTAGTACAAGACAGCTTTGGCGGAGTTGTTCATCGATTGATCATCCAATGA